The Chloroflexota bacterium genome segment CGATACAATCGCAGTCACCGCGCCAGCGGTCCACGCCGTGGTGGCAACTCCAGGAGGTCGCCTCGGCCAGCGTCACTTCCTCCAGCGGCGGGTGGAACTCCAGGTACCGGCCCAGGCTGGTCACCTCGAACCCGCGCGAGACGGCGCTCACGCCCAGCAGGTGCGCCAGGAACTTGTCGCGGTACGGCAGGTGGTGGCCATACAGCTCACCATCGGTGGCGATCAGCACCAGTTGGGGATCGCCGTCCGCCACGCGGGTCCGCTCGATGTGGCGCGGCAAGTCCTGCAGTCCGAACACATCGGCGTTCGTCGTCAGCGTGGAGTCGAACGAGACACGGCCAGACAGGTCGCCGTTGTAGAAGAAGGCGGCGATCTTGCGGCCATCGGCAAGGCGCACCCAGTACGGCTGCGACGTGTCGACAGGTGCACCAGCCTGCCAGGGCGCCAGGATGGTGTAGGTGATGCCCTGATCCAGCAGCGCCCCCAGGCTGGCCGAGTCGGCGGCCGTCTCCGCCAGCCACATCCCCTCCGGCGCGTACCCGAACCGGTGCTGGTAGTCGGCGATGCCCCAGGCCACCTGGATCCGACGCTCGTGCTCGCTCGCCAGCGGCATGATCGCGTGGCTGTACACCTGGGCCAGCGCGTTCGGATGGCCGTACGCGAGGAAGTGCGTCCGGGCCTGTGCGATGATGGCGTCGTAGGTGGGACGGTCGTGCGCCTCGAGCCAGGATGCCAGCGTCGGGCCGAGATCGAAGCTGATCCGCGAGAAGTTGCCAAGCTCGGCGTTCGGCCGGTAGCACTCGGCGGCGATCTTCTCGTTGAAGTTGCGGA includes the following:
- a CDS encoding DUF3536 domain-containing protein translates to MAGGMKPHLTIHGHFYQPPREDPFTGVLPREKGADPFRNFNEKIAAECYRPNAELGNFSRISFDLGPTLASWLEAHDRPTYDAIIAQARTHFLAYGHPNALAQVYSHAIMPLASEHERRIQVAWGIADYQHRFGYAPEGMWLAETAADSASLGALLDQGITYTILAPWQAGAPVDTSQPYWVRLADGRKIAAFFYNGDLSGRVSFDSTLTTNADVFGLQDLPRHIERTRVADGDPQLVLIATDGELYGHHLPYRDKFLAHLLGVSAVSRGFEVTSLGRYLEFHPPLEEVTLAEATSWSCHHGVDRWRGDCDCIVEDGEWKWYLRQALTRLAVKIDTLYEPAASRLFRDPWAAEAAYIGVRLGATTADAFWMQHARNPKVGQQRALRLLDAQYYRHIMFASCAWFFEDLDRIEPRNAIRYGLRALRDAERVHKLDLLTAYAADLRAARSTESGRTGVDLLAEAIAHAPGGTFSRGQLYRHRCEPHPGNSDRKDAVVVA